The following are encoded together in the bacterium genome:
- a CDS encoding Hsp20/alpha crystallin family protein produces the protein MIKHISIFNTPLAMINENIWHPPTDVSENKKEFIIIMEIAGMKKDDFEISISNDALTIAGHRRSILADDKTPNNYNQMEIHTGYFEKIIYLPVEINTKKVKAIYKNGFLKIVLAKNLKNKHE, from the coding sequence ATGATAAAGCACATTTCCATATTCAACACGCCGCTGGCAATGATTAATGAAAATATATGGCATCCTCCGACAGACGTAAGTGAGAACAAAAAAGAATTTATAATTATAATGGAAATCGCAGGTATGAAAAAAGATGATTTTGAAATATCCATATCTAATGACGCCTTGACTATAGCGGGCCACCGCCGTTCCATTTTAGCGGATGATAAAACACCAAATAATTATAACCAGATGGAAATACACACGGGCTATTTTGAAAAAATTATATATTTACCTGTAGAAATAAACACTAAAAAAGTCAAGGCGATTTATAAAAACGGTTTTTTAAAAATTGTCCTGGCTAAAAATCTTAAAAATAAACATGAGTAA